A single region of the Mesotoga sp. BH458_6_3_2_1 genome encodes:
- a CDS encoding ABC transporter ATP-binding protein has translation MSIPNQNKLLLRADELVKYFPVKAGVFRRVVAQVKAVDDVSFDIYEKETLGLVGESGCGKTTAGMTVLRLYEPTSGRIIVGDEDTTHFFMPLLKARKYLKKTYVEKFSDLKAKSGSVEGALSSFDNDFDKKMAEKYFKEFNEDSGEFMKSLLGDREDKRKAFRRDAQIIFQDPFSSLNPRMRVKNIIGEGARIHGLATGRDVMDKVADIMTKVGLSKDHMSRFPHEFSGGQRQRIGVARALILNPRLIVCDEAVSALDVSIQAQILNLLSDLQKEFGLTYLFIAHDLGVVKHVSKRVAVMYLGKIAELADKKKLFDNPLHPYTVSLMSAIPEANPEKKKQRILLEGDVPSPINPPSGCRFHPRCPIAKDICSKEEPKLQDVGGGHFVSCFFPGELKRGL, from the coding sequence ATGAGCATTCCGAACCAAAACAAGTTGCTTCTGAGAGCAGATGAACTCGTGAAGTATTTTCCAGTAAAAGCTGGAGTCTTCAGAAGAGTTGTTGCGCAGGTTAAGGCCGTAGACGACGTTAGTTTCGATATCTACGAAAAGGAGACACTCGGATTGGTCGGCGAATCTGGCTGTGGCAAGACTACTGCCGGTATGACTGTTCTCAGGCTTTACGAACCGACCTCAGGTAGAATAATCGTTGGAGATGAGGATACAACACATTTCTTCATGCCCTTGTTGAAGGCTAGGAAATACTTGAAAAAGACATACGTCGAAAAGTTTTCCGACTTGAAAGCAAAATCAGGCTCTGTTGAAGGGGCTTTGAGCTCTTTTGACAATGATTTCGACAAAAAGATGGCCGAGAAGTACTTCAAAGAGTTTAACGAAGATAGCGGTGAATTCATGAAGAGTCTTCTGGGAGACAGGGAAGACAAGAGAAAGGCATTCAGAAGAGATGCTCAGATTATCTTTCAGGACCCGTTTTCTTCTTTGAATCCAAGAATGAGAGTCAAGAATATTATCGGCGAAGGCGCAAGAATTCACGGCCTCGCTACAGGTAGAGATGTAATGGATAAAGTGGCCGACATCATGACAAAAGTCGGTCTTTCAAAGGATCACATGTCAAGATTTCCTCACGAGTTCAGCGGAGGCCAAAGACAGCGAATAGGTGTCGCAAGAGCGCTGATTCTTAATCCGCGACTCATCGTCTGTGATGAAGCCGTTTCTGCACTTGACGTGTCGATCCAGGCCCAGATTCTCAATCTTCTAAGCGATCTGCAGAAGGAGTTTGGACTAACATATCTGTTCATTGCGCACGATCTTGGAGTCGTGAAGCATGTAAGTAAGCGTGTTGCCGTGATGTATCTCGGAAAAATCGCCGAGCTCGCAGATAAGAAGAAGCTCTTCGATAACCCGCTCCATCCTTACACGGTTTCTTTGATGTCTGCAATTCCCGAAGCCAATCCTGAGAAGAAGAAACAGAGAATACTACTTGAAGGCGATGTTCCCAGTCCGATAAATCCACCTTCTGGCTGCAGATTCCATCCGAGATGCCCAATTGCAAAGGATATCTGCTCGAAAGAAGAACCTAAACTGCAAGATGTAGGTGGAGGTCACTTCGTTTCCTGTTTCTTCCCGGGAGAACTGAAAAGAGGACTATAA
- the priA gene encoding primosomal protein N' — translation MLIQVAISNSPLYDTYTYKTDEPVEPGERIEVNFAGRNTIGYVVSLEGKTGNYRIKSINKKVDERSFLSLEDIKLAEYVMKEYLAPPGKVLDLFFPPGKLLAVDEFIVPLSESFEFSPTSKDKFVKEFGEGKLKELLASREVKIMHSFERKTPKKRKTRRVSLTKKTGLLNQDLTPLWQIIVDYLLSVESEEISELEKKLELRSRSPIETLISKGILKTEESEEDDSHWVIPAVEEINASQREVYRKIMESESKAFLLHGLTGTGKTEVYFKVMEYWLNRGRQILYLVPEVSLTPQLLARIRGAFPGRDVRQYHSYMPRNQRQRIWLDAVEQNVDILVGTRSSLWVPMKNTGLIVVDEEHDSSFYQQSLPYYDGVEAALKKAELLDIPVILGSATPRVGHYHLVESDRLSLLRLTERPVGSFPTIEIIDMKEEKNPIISKRALEEITQTISAGKQVFVFVHRKGYSNYVVCYTCGNTVSCPHCSVSMTYHKADNSLKCHYCGYKEPIPKSCPVCGSMTLSARGFGTERVEHDLQKYFPSARIMRMDRETIDNPISYEKALLEISRKECQIIVGTKMITKGLDFPDVEMVLIVDADRLMSFPSYDSPENAFQHISQVSGRSGRASIGKAFIQSFNPNNRIMKAAFERDYETFYLDEIALRKELNNPPFSKIAEVICYGETEDESGLLAEKIAEEIRKARIDSIEVFGPIAPLLSKLKNSYRMKITVKLPPEANCEFLQKIQKKHPADIQIIINGIGGIV, via the coding sequence ATGCTAATTCAGGTCGCGATCTCAAATTCGCCTCTATACGACACATACACTTACAAGACTGATGAACCCGTCGAACCTGGTGAGAGGATCGAAGTCAATTTCGCCGGACGCAACACTATAGGTTATGTTGTATCGCTGGAAGGTAAGACGGGGAATTACAGAATCAAGAGTATCAACAAGAAAGTCGATGAACGTTCCTTCCTTTCATTAGAGGATATTAAGCTTGCGGAGTATGTAATGAAGGAGTATCTTGCGCCTCCAGGTAAAGTATTGGACCTTTTCTTCCCGCCCGGAAAACTTCTGGCTGTAGATGAATTCATCGTCCCCCTTTCCGAAAGCTTTGAATTTTCCCCCACTTCAAAGGACAAGTTCGTCAAAGAATTCGGCGAAGGGAAGCTCAAGGAGCTTCTGGCTTCACGAGAAGTCAAGATCATGCACAGCTTCGAAAGGAAGACTCCAAAAAAGCGCAAGACAAGGCGAGTATCATTAACAAAGAAGACCGGGCTACTGAATCAAGACCTAACACCCCTTTGGCAGATCATAGTTGACTATCTCCTTTCTGTCGAATCAGAGGAAATATCCGAGCTTGAAAAGAAACTTGAACTAAGAAGCAGAAGCCCGATCGAAACACTGATTTCTAAGGGAATACTCAAGACCGAGGAAAGTGAGGAAGATGATTCGCACTGGGTAATCCCGGCGGTAGAAGAAATTAACGCAAGCCAAAGAGAAGTCTATAGAAAAATAATGGAGAGCGAATCAAAGGCTTTTCTACTTCACGGATTGACTGGTACAGGCAAAACAGAGGTCTATTTCAAAGTCATGGAATACTGGCTCAACAGAGGTCGACAGATCCTGTACCTGGTTCCGGAAGTTTCGCTGACACCCCAACTCCTTGCAAGAATAAGAGGCGCTTTCCCGGGAAGGGATGTGAGACAATACCACAGCTACATGCCGAGAAACCAGCGTCAGAGGATCTGGCTGGATGCTGTGGAGCAGAATGTGGATATTCTTGTCGGTACAAGGAGTTCACTATGGGTGCCGATGAAGAACACGGGTTTGATAGTGGTTGATGAAGAGCACGATTCAAGTTTCTACCAGCAGAGTCTGCCTTATTATGATGGAGTTGAAGCTGCCTTAAAAAAGGCGGAGCTGCTAGATATACCTGTCATTCTTGGGTCTGCGACACCGAGAGTTGGACACTATCACCTGGTTGAATCTGACAGATTATCTCTACTACGACTAACAGAGAGACCCGTCGGGTCCTTTCCCACAATCGAGATAATCGATATGAAAGAAGAGAAGAACCCAATAATCAGTAAGAGGGCACTTGAGGAAATCACACAAACGATTTCTGCAGGAAAGCAAGTCTTTGTTTTTGTCCACAGAAAAGGATATTCAAATTATGTGGTCTGCTACACTTGCGGAAACACAGTTAGCTGTCCGCATTGTTCGGTGTCCATGACCTACCACAAAGCAGACAATTCCCTTAAGTGCCATTACTGCGGCTACAAAGAACCTATACCAAAGTCTTGTCCCGTCTGCGGCTCAATGACCCTCTCTGCACGTGGCTTCGGCACAGAGAGAGTAGAACATGATCTGCAAAAGTATTTCCCTTCAGCAAGAATTATGAGAATGGACCGAGAGACGATCGACAACCCCATTTCATATGAAAAGGCATTGCTAGAAATCTCAAGAAAGGAATGTCAGATAATTGTGGGAACAAAGATGATAACTAAAGGCCTTGACTTTCCCGATGTTGAGATGGTTCTGATTGTTGACGCCGATAGGTTGATGAGTTTCCCAAGCTATGATAGTCCGGAAAACGCTTTTCAGCACATTTCCCAGGTCAGCGGACGATCCGGCAGGGCAAGCATAGGAAAAGCATTTATTCAGAGCTTCAATCCAAACAACAGAATAATGAAAGCTGCCTTCGAAAGAGACTATGAGACTTTCTATTTAGATGAAATAGCTCTCCGAAAAGAGTTGAATAACCCACCTTTCAGTAAAATTGCTGAAGTGATATGTTACGGAGAGACTGAGGACGAGAGCGGACTGTTGGCCGAAAAGATCGCAGAAGAAATAAGAAAAGCGAGAATCGATTCCATCGAGGTATTTGGCCCTATTGCTCCGCTTCTTTCAAAGCTCAAGAATTCCTACAGAATGAAAATCACGGTTAAACTTCCGCCAGAAGCGAACTGCGAATTTCTCCAGAAGATACAGAAGAAACATCCCGCCGATATCCAGATTATTATCAACGGCATCGGCGGAATAGTGTAG
- a CDS encoding nucleotidyltransferase — translation MKVLGLIVEYNPFHNGHLYHLSQSKEIVKPDVTVAVMSGNFVQRGEPAIVEKFARAETALVQGVDLVLELPVVYSIQDAGGFATGSIWTLDHVGVTDVVFGSETDDIDLMKAVSEVLIKEPEHYHDLLKKHLKTGHSFPNARKYALRDFIHTENSTFSHRIEEIGSSNNILGVEYLRAIQEIKSKMTPHSIMRVGASYTDEEHRGEFSSATAIRRLIQNGDIESASQSMPKESLDVILREIRSGRGPVFKENVESFFIPFFRLLSREDYCRYYGFAEGLDARFQECSMEGSLERFLRCVKSKRFTLSRIRRLMYYPVLRFTDNLIRKSNELGPQYIRVLAFNERGRFHLSRIKRSMKIPVITTTSLWRKVVDKSLKEEIKIDVDLFEAQLKRDFTAVSFYSSLYKYPESRARGSDLLSQVVYHRQER, via the coding sequence ATGAAAGTACTTGGTCTCATTGTTGAATACAATCCCTTTCATAATGGCCACCTTTATCATCTTTCACAATCGAAAGAGATTGTGAAGCCGGATGTCACCGTTGCGGTAATGAGCGGTAATTTTGTTCAGCGAGGAGAGCCAGCGATTGTCGAGAAGTTTGCAAGGGCAGAAACAGCCCTAGTGCAAGGTGTAGATCTAGTTCTAGAATTGCCAGTAGTGTATTCAATACAGGACGCAGGAGGATTCGCAACTGGATCAATATGGACACTTGACCATGTGGGAGTGACAGATGTCGTTTTCGGAAGCGAGACAGACGATATAGACCTCATGAAAGCAGTGTCCGAAGTTCTGATCAAAGAACCCGAACACTATCATGATCTCTTGAAGAAACATCTAAAGACAGGTCATTCATTTCCTAATGCCCGAAAGTATGCCCTGAGGGACTTCATACATACTGAAAACTCAACTTTTTCACATCGAATAGAAGAGATAGGTTCATCCAACAACATCCTGGGTGTGGAATACTTGAGAGCGATTCAAGAGATAAAGAGTAAGATGACCCCACACTCAATAATGAGAGTCGGAGCTTCTTATACTGATGAAGAGCATCGTGGAGAGTTTTCTTCTGCTACGGCAATCAGAAGGCTGATTCAGAATGGCGATATCGAGAGCGCTTCTCAATCAATGCCAAAGGAATCCCTTGATGTGATTCTTCGGGAAATCAGATCTGGAAGAGGTCCCGTTTTCAAGGAGAATGTTGAATCCTTTTTCATTCCCTTCTTCAGACTACTATCAAGAGAAGATTATTGCAGATACTATGGATTCGCCGAAGGTCTTGACGCAAGATTTCAAGAGTGTTCCATGGAAGGAAGTCTTGAAAGGTTTCTCCGCTGCGTCAAATCTAAGCGGTTCACCTTATCTAGAATCAGGAGGCTTATGTACTATCCCGTCTTAAGATTCACCGATAATCTAATAAGAAAAAGCAACGAACTTGGTCCTCAATACATTCGAGTTTTGGCCTTCAATGAAAGAGGAAGATTCCATCTTTCGCGGATTAAGCGATCAATGAAAATTCCAGTAATAACCACTACCTCCCTTTGGAGAAAAGTGGTAGACAAATCTCTCAAAGAAGAAATCAAGATTGATGTTGACTTGTTTGAGGCACAGCTGAAGAGGGATTTCACTGCAGTCAGCTTTTACTCAAGTCTCTACAAGTATCCCGAAAGCAGAGCAAGAGGCTCTGACCTATTATCACAAGTTGTTTACCACAGACAGGAGCGGTAG
- the miaB gene encoding tRNA (N6-isopentenyl adenosine(37)-C2)-methylthiotransferase MiaB → MKVAFRTFGCQMNINDTEAMMGVLSDAGHEIASSEEEADAVIVNTCAVRGKSEDKLYGKLGQLKALKKRKGNLLVGVCGCVAEKNATELLTHKEVDFVFGTRAITRVDELLKRAELGERFIEMGDFIDELDSDTPRVRTSSHHAWITIIFGCDKFCSYCIVPYTRGREKSRNMNDILSEARGLVAKGYKEITYLGQNVDSYGKDLKDGSSLADLIRETIKIDGIERIWFLTSYPRDFSDELIDVIASSDKISRSIHLPVQSGSNRILKAMNRGYTREYYLDLIDRVKNGIPNATLSTDLIIGFPGETEEEYEETVSLVKEIRFERINLAMYSPREGTLSARNMADDVPQEVKTRRLNDLLALQKHINREENEKYLDRIIDVIGEGKIKGNGKIYGRTMNNKIVIYDAQPELIGKSVKIRIERVSAGPLYGVLVR, encoded by the coding sequence TTGAAAGTAGCTTTCAGAACCTTTGGTTGTCAGATGAATATCAATGATACAGAAGCAATGATGGGTGTCCTATCTGATGCAGGACATGAAATAGCCAGTAGCGAAGAAGAAGCAGATGCAGTTATCGTAAATACTTGCGCTGTTAGAGGAAAGTCTGAAGACAAGCTTTATGGAAAGCTGGGACAGCTTAAAGCCCTAAAGAAAAGGAAAGGGAATCTGCTTGTTGGAGTGTGCGGTTGCGTTGCTGAGAAAAATGCGACGGAACTGCTTACTCATAAAGAAGTTGACTTCGTTTTCGGGACGAGAGCGATCACGAGAGTTGACGAACTACTAAAGAGGGCGGAATTGGGAGAGAGATTTATCGAGATGGGCGATTTTATAGATGAGCTCGATTCAGATACCCCTAGAGTGAGAACCAGTTCACACCATGCATGGATCACAATCATCTTCGGTTGCGACAAATTCTGCTCTTACTGCATAGTTCCCTATACAAGAGGCAGAGAAAAGAGTAGGAACATGAACGACATCCTTTCTGAGGCAAGGGGACTTGTTGCAAAAGGCTATAAAGAAATAACCTACCTTGGACAGAATGTCGATTCATACGGTAAGGACTTGAAGGATGGATCTTCACTTGCAGATCTTATAAGAGAGACGATTAAGATAGATGGAATTGAGAGAATCTGGTTTCTCACTTCATACCCAAGAGACTTCAGCGACGAGTTGATTGACGTAATTGCGTCATCCGATAAGATATCGCGCTCAATTCACCTCCCAGTCCAATCGGGAAGCAATAGAATTCTGAAAGCAATGAACAGGGGCTATACTAGAGAATACTACCTCGATCTAATTGACCGCGTGAAAAACGGAATACCTAATGCGACTCTCAGTACAGATCTCATTATCGGTTTCCCCGGAGAGACTGAAGAAGAATATGAAGAAACAGTCTCTTTGGTAAAAGAAATTAGATTCGAGCGCATCAATCTGGCAATGTATTCACCCAGAGAAGGCACACTATCTGCCAGAAATATGGCTGATGATGTTCCACAAGAAGTGAAAACCAGAAGACTGAATGATCTTCTCGCTCTGCAAAAACACATAAACAGGGAAGAGAACGAGAAGTACCTCGATAGAATCATAGATGTAATTGGTGAAGGCAAGATCAAAGGGAATGGCAAGATCTACGGAAGGACAATGAACAACAAAATCGTCATCTACGATGCGCAGCCTGAACTGATAGGCAAATCTGTTAAGATCAGAATTGAAAGGGTTTCTGCCGGACCCTTGTATGGAGTCTTGGTCAGATAG
- a CDS encoding serine protease: MFSEAFRIAGQFTRPVVVLTRSGLGKVNATCGTFMILNREGWIITVAHLWQSYFMYRQQQAKQDIEPEKKIENHSFWWGGDGKVLKDIKPFPEFDLIIGRLEPFDPEEIFEYPVFATVDELKIGSSLCRIGYPFSRIRASFDEKKSRFMMDGNSLPHLYPIEGIYTRTVSASAFKGAKKTTKFIETSSPGLLGQSGGPILDTKGRVWGIQSRTVHLPLGFSPKVKKGREEIEENQFLNAGWGVHVEKIREVLHHINNPN, from the coding sequence GTGTTTTCGGAAGCGTTCAGAATTGCAGGTCAGTTCACAAGACCAGTTGTGGTCCTAACTAGAAGTGGTTTGGGAAAGGTAAACGCAACTTGCGGAACATTCATGATACTTAACAGAGAAGGCTGGATAATAACCGTTGCACACCTCTGGCAATCATACTTCATGTATAGACAACAGCAGGCAAAGCAGGATATTGAGCCAGAGAAGAAGATAGAGAATCATTCGTTCTGGTGGGGGGGAGATGGAAAGGTTCTGAAAGACATCAAGCCCTTTCCTGAATTTGATCTGATCATTGGAAGGCTTGAACCCTTTGATCCAGAAGAGATTTTCGAGTATCCCGTTTTTGCGACAGTGGATGAGCTAAAAATAGGGAGCAGTCTTTGCAGGATTGGCTACCCCTTCTCGAGAATACGCGCTTCTTTTGACGAGAAGAAGTCAAGATTCATGATGGATGGAAATAGTCTTCCGCACCTCTATCCTATAGAAGGGATCTATACGAGAACTGTCTCCGCTTCCGCTTTCAAGGGAGCAAAGAAGACCACAAAGTTTATCGAGACTTCATCACCAGGTTTGCTGGGACAGAGTGGCGGCCCTATCCTCGATACGAAAGGGAGAGTTTGGGGAATTCAAAGCCGGACCGTACACCTGCCGCTGGGCTTCAGCCCAAAGGTAAAAAAAGGCAGAGAGGAAATCGAGGAAAATCAATTCCTCAACGCCGGCTGGGGAGTTCACGTAGAGAAGATCAGGGAAGTCCTGCACCACATCAATAACCCGAACTAA
- a CDS encoding InlB B-repeat-containing protein → MKKTSSVLVAILLVLVLFSTQGCFLFRNVTLSIENSELSIGIGESEQIQVNVKPDDAALKFSSNNESVATVSTSGLVTGVSAGEAEITIEATKDKYKSALKKVSVQVVGVESFSVTFSVSDSSGALQGANVTFNGEIKATDVDGEAVFAGVLAGNKDYTVSKTGYNEATGSINVDEDKTVDITLEKKTYIITATAGTGGSIDPSGSVSVEHGSSKTFTMNPSEGYSVEDVLVDGESVGPRATYTFNNVTSNHTITVSFTTLPPDTYTATFNVSDSSGAVQGANVTFNGEMKSTDVDGEAVFAGVLAGNKDYTVSKTGYNNSTGTVNVDSDENVNVTLTKKIYTITASAGTGGSIDPSGSVSVEHGSSKTFTMNPSEGYSVEDVLVDGESVGPRATYTFNNVTSNHTITVSFTTLPPDTYTVTFNVSDSSGALQGANVTFNGDTKATDAQGKAVFTGVLSGSRSYTVSKEGYNNSTGNVNVDSDESVDVTLTKKTYTLTVNTVGEGTVTKIPDKATYTHGEVVQLTANPADNWNFTGWSGDLAGSANPESITMNSDKTVTANFSIVQYTITASAGTGGTISPSGQVKVNHGSNQSFSISANTGYDIQDVKVDGATEGAIGSYTFSNVTSDHTIAATFKIKTYTVSVSSNPAEGGSVNGGGTYNHGAQVSCQATANEGYRFVNWTEGGVVVSDNSTYTFNITSNRNLVANFVRVYSVTFNVVDSEGVLQGAEVSFNGEIKVTDVQGKAVFTGVVTGSKAYTVSKEGYNNEAGTVDVDSDESVDITMVKKTYTLSVSTVGQGTVTKNPDKATYTHGEVVQLTANPDSGWNFDSWSGDLTGSTNPVNIIMNENKTVTANFSEITYTVTFSVSDSEGALPGASVTFNSETKTTDSQGKAIFTGVTAGEKQYAVSKDGYGDVSGSIVVDSSKTVNLTLVKKPMIEVVNRIMQIDDPLPISVRAQNLGDVNLIEVVIQYDPEYFEDLWFYTVRLPDWEGIRKDPGNGIVHVVLAAGAEAEKTIDALTEIFRIELTPKKTGTTELSYTSYTAEGGVFFETNIITTEETRLSGSDLILQEGTITITN, encoded by the coding sequence GTGAAAAAGACTTCATCAGTTTTAGTGGCTATTTTGCTTGTTCTTGTGCTTTTCTCAACCCAAGGTTGCTTTCTTTTTCGAAACGTAACTCTGTCAATAGAAAATTCTGAGCTGTCAATTGGAATCGGTGAGTCGGAGCAGATACAAGTTAATGTGAAACCCGATGATGCTGCCTTGAAGTTCTCTTCCAACAACGAATCGGTAGCGACAGTCTCAACTTCTGGTCTGGTGACAGGTGTCTCTGCCGGAGAGGCAGAGATTACAATTGAGGCGACCAAGGACAAATACAAGAGCGCTTTGAAGAAAGTCAGCGTTCAGGTTGTCGGGGTAGAATCGTTTTCCGTAACTTTTTCAGTTAGCGATTCTTCTGGAGCTCTCCAAGGAGCGAACGTTACTTTCAATGGCGAGATAAAGGCCACAGACGTGGATGGTGAAGCCGTGTTCGCTGGTGTGTTGGCGGGGAACAAGGATTATACTGTGAGCAAGACAGGCTACAACGAAGCTACCGGAAGCATTAATGTGGATGAAGACAAGACAGTAGACATCACCCTCGAAAAGAAGACCTACATTATAACTGCAACAGCCGGTACCGGAGGAAGCATCGATCCTTCGGGAAGTGTTTCTGTTGAGCACGGATCGAGCAAGACATTCACTATGAATCCTTCAGAGGGCTACAGTGTGGAGGATGTTCTTGTAGACGGAGAATCCGTTGGGCCAAGAGCTACTTACACCTTTAACAATGTAACTTCAAATCATACGATAACTGTTAGTTTCACGACCTTGCCTCCCGATACGTACACAGCTACCTTCAACGTGAGTGATTCATCTGGAGCCGTGCAAGGAGCGAACGTCACTTTCAATGGCGAGATGAAGTCCACAGACGTTGATGGCGAAGCCGTGTTCGCTGGTGTGTTGGCGGGGAACAAGGATTATACTGTGAGCAAGACAGGCTACAATAACTCAACTGGAACCGTTAACGTTGATAGCGACGAGAACGTCAATGTCACGCTAACTAAGAAGATTTATACTATAACGGCGAGTGCGGGGACTGGTGGAAGCATCGATCCTTCGGGAAGTGTTTCTGTTGAGCACGGATCGAGCAAGACATTCACTATGAATCCTTCAGAGGGCTACAGTGTGGAGGATGTTCTTGTAGACGGAGAATCCGTTGGGCCAAGAGCTACTTACACCTTTAACAATGTAACTTCAAATCATACGATAACTGTTAGTTTCACGACCTTGCCTCCCGATACATACACAGTTACCTTCAACGTGAGTGATTCATCTGGAGCCTTGCAAGGAGCGAACGTCACTTTCAATGGCGACACAAAGGCCACAGACGCCCAGGGGAAGGCTGTTTTCACGGGGGTGCTTTCGGGAAGTAGGTCTTACACGGTCAGCAAGGAAGGATACAACAACTCAACTGGAAATGTCAACGTCGATAGCGATGAGAGCGTGGACGTAACACTTACCAAGAAAACATACACCCTCACAGTGAATACTGTCGGTGAGGGGACAGTCACCAAGATTCCCGACAAGGCGACATACACTCACGGAGAAGTCGTGCAGCTCACCGCCAATCCTGCGGATAACTGGAATTTCACGGGTTGGAGTGGAGATCTTGCCGGCTCGGCCAATCCGGAGAGCATCACAATGAATTCTGACAAAACGGTGACTGCGAACTTCTCTATAGTACAGTACACGATTACCGCTTCTGCAGGAACCGGAGGTACCATAAGCCCTTCGGGACAAGTGAAGGTCAATCATGGATCGAATCAGAGCTTCAGCATAAGTGCCAATACAGGCTATGATATACAAGACGTAAAGGTCGACGGAGCTACTGAGGGAGCTATTGGTTCATATACATTTAGCAACGTGACAAGCGATCATACAATTGCTGCAACCTTTAAGATAAAGACTTACACGGTAAGCGTCTCTTCAAACCCCGCGGAAGGGGGCAGTGTTAATGGAGGCGGAACATATAATCATGGTGCTCAAGTAAGTTGTCAGGCGACCGCAAATGAAGGATACAGATTTGTCAACTGGACTGAAGGCGGAGTGGTCGTGAGTGATAACTCTACCTATACTTTCAACATCACCTCCAACAGAAATCTGGTTGCCAATTTCGTCAGGGTCTACTCCGTTACATTCAACGTTGTCGACTCTGAGGGAGTTTTGCAGGGGGCAGAGGTATCCTTTAACGGAGAAATTAAGGTTACGGATGTTCAGGGGAAGGCCGTTTTCACCGGCGTTGTCACTGGCAGCAAAGCATACACTGTCAGCAAAGAAGGCTACAACAATGAAGCTGGAACAGTTGACGTAGATAGTGACGAGAGTGTCGATATCACTATGGTGAAGAAGACTTACACTCTTTCAGTGAGCACCGTTGGGCAGGGAACGGTAACAAAGAATCCCGACAAGGCAACCTACACACATGGTGAAGTTGTTCAACTGACTGCTAATCCGGACTCTGGCTGGAACTTCGATTCATGGAGCGGCGATCTTACAGGATCGACCAATCCGGTAAACATAATAATGAATGAGAATAAGACGGTTACAGCGAATTTCAGCGAGATAACATACACTGTAACGTTCAGCGTGAGCGATTCGGAAGGAGCTCTTCCGGGAGCAAGTGTAACTTTCAATAGTGAGACAAAGACGACAGATAGTCAGGGTAAAGCCATATTCACTGGTGTAACAGCTGGCGAAAAGCAGTATGCAGTGAGTAAAGATGGCTATGGCGACGTCTCGGGGAGTATCGTTGTTGATTCTAGTAAAACTGTAAATTTAACTCTGGTGAAAAAACCTATGATTGAAGTAGTGAATCGAATCATGCAGATAGATGACCCACTCCCGATAAGTGTTAGGGCTCAGAATCTTGGAGATGTCAATCTCATTGAAGTGGTTATTCAGTATGATCCTGAATACTTTGAAGATTTATGGTTCTACACCGTTAGGTTACCGGACTGGGAAGGAATACGGAAAGACCCTGGGAATGGGATTGTTCACGTCGTATTAGCAGCTGGCGCGGAAGCCGAGAAAACAATAGATGCTTTAACCGAAATTTTTCGAATTGAATTAACACCTAAGAAGACTGGTACTACCGAGCTTTCATATACGAGTTACACCGCAGAAGGTGGCGTTTTTTTTGAGACGAATATTATCACCACTGAAGAAACGAGACTCAGCGGTTCTGATCTGATTCTTCAAGAAGGGACTATAACCATCACAAACTAA
- a CDS encoding InlB B-repeat-containing protein, which produces MKRAIKICLISAFFISIISLTGCIKPTFQVAVQITPAGGGNVTGDGSYKKGETVTLNAIHSEGYRFLYWKSDGVFLTDQNPYSFNITSNVSFEAVFVADAGEISIADANFVVDEEGHVKINGVGLGAVNLIEVVIEYDPNVLSWEGSSCRIAGWITIEKNPSPGIAHIAISGASTDISEEKELVRMYLLPKKIGSSEIEFTTYESEGGVFFETNCITAGGLKKTYPELELTKGVITINEN; this is translated from the coding sequence GTGAAGCGAGCTATCAAGATCTGCCTGATTTCAGCATTTTTCATCTCAATTATCTCATTGACTGGGTGTATAAAGCCAACATTTCAGGTCGCAGTACAGATAACACCGGCTGGTGGGGGCAATGTTACAGGAGACGGAAGCTACAAGAAAGGCGAGACGGTTACATTGAATGCAATTCACTCCGAGGGCTATCGTTTCTTGTATTGGAAAAGCGATGGTGTTTTCCTTACAGACCAGAACCCATACTCTTTCAATATCACTAGTAACGTCAGCTTCGAAGCGGTTTTTGTCGCTGACGCAGGCGAAATATCGATTGCTGACGCCAATTTTGTAGTTGATGAAGAGGGCCACGTAAAAATAAACGGAGTTGGGCTTGGGGCAGTAAATCTGATTGAAGTTGTAATTGAGTATGACCCTAATGTCCTCAGCTGGGAAGGTAGTAGTTGCAGAATTGCCGGTTGGATAACCATTGAAAAAAACCCCTCGCCCGGAATAGCCCACATAGCTATATCAGGCGCATCAACCGACATAAGCGAAGAGAAAGAGTTAGTTCGTATGTATCTTTTGCCGAAGAAAATAGGCTCTAGCGAAATCGAATTCACAACCTACGAGAGTGAGGGTGGCGTGTTTTTTGAGACAAACTGCATCACTGCGGGAGGCTTGAAGAAGACTTATCCTGAACTCGAGCTTACGAAAGGTGTAATAACAATAAATGAAAACTGA